A genomic region of Paenibacillus sp. PL2-23 contains the following coding sequences:
- a CDS encoding TIGR04086 family membrane protein translates to MSSVKQAPKRPAIASPLLAGVAFSIIWLAAGALLLSLLLHFSSMKESELSSYTLLVHAFSALAGGFTAGKRSERKGWYNGGLLGLVYGIIVMIVSFLAANAAPSWNSAMILGAALLAGAFGGMIGVNLRK, encoded by the coding sequence ATGAGTTCCGTCAAACAAGCTCCCAAGCGGCCCGCCATTGCCTCGCCGCTTTTGGCTGGAGTCGCATTTTCCATCATTTGGCTCGCCGCCGGCGCCCTTCTGCTGTCCTTACTGCTGCATTTCTCCAGTATGAAAGAAAGCGAGCTCAGCTCTTATACCCTGCTTGTTCACGCGTTTTCTGCGCTTGCAGGCGGCTTCACCGCAGGCAAACGCTCGGAGCGGAAGGGCTGGTATAACGGAGGACTGCTGGGTCTCGTCTATGGCATCATTGTTATGATTGTCAGCTTTCTCGCCGCCAATGCTGCACCTTCCTGGAATAGCGCAATGATATTGGGCGCGGCTTTGCTGGCTGGAGCCTTCGGTGGCATGATCGGCGTCAATCTTCGCAAATAA
- the yajC gene encoding preprotein translocase subunit YajC has protein sequence MTLFEATGAGQEQSIWSIVLPFVLMFAVFYFLLIRPQQKKSKQRTAMLNQIKKGDKITTIGGLHGTVVELTDDTVVIRVNDTTKMTFERSAVNTIVSSAPAAAVDK, from the coding sequence ATGACATTATTTGAAGCAACAGGTGCAGGCCAGGAACAAAGCATATGGAGCATCGTTCTTCCATTTGTTCTTATGTTCGCCGTGTTCTACTTCCTGCTGATTCGACCGCAGCAGAAGAAATCCAAACAGCGTACTGCCATGCTTAATCAAATCAAAAAAGGCGACAAAATTACAACGATCGGCGGTCTTCACGGCACTGTCGTGGAGCTGACGGACGACACGGTAGTCATCCGCGTTAACGATACGACGAAGATGACCTTCGAGCGCAGCGCGGTCAATACGATCGTAAGCTCCGCCCCTGCAGCAGCAGTGGACAAATAA
- the tgt gene encoding tRNA guanosine(34) transglycosylase Tgt, with product MAVKYEFIKQCKQSGARLGRVHTPHGVIETPTFMPVGTQATVKTMSPEELKAMDAHIILSNTYHLFLRPGHELVKRAGGLHKFMNWDRPILTDSGGFQVFSLSEMRKISEEGVHFCSHLNGDKLFLSPEVAMEIQNALGPDIMMAFDECPPYPAEYEYIKQSTERTSRWAERCLKAHARPQDQALFAIVQGGMHKDLRIQSARDLTSMDFPGYAIGGLSVGEPKHLMYEVLDYTVPELPADKPRYLMGVGSPDALVEGSIRGIDMFDCVLPTRIARNGTTMTSGGRLVVRNAKYAEDLGPLDPNCSCYTCQNYSRAYIRHLLKADETFGIRLTTYHNLHFLLQLMRDVRQAIREDRLLDFRDAFFESYGLNNSDKGF from the coding sequence GTGGCAGTCAAATATGAATTCATCAAGCAATGCAAGCAATCGGGAGCCAGGCTGGGGCGCGTGCACACTCCGCATGGCGTGATCGAGACGCCTACGTTTATGCCTGTCGGCACGCAAGCGACGGTCAAAACGATGAGTCCCGAGGAATTGAAGGCAATGGATGCGCACATTATTCTGAGCAATACGTATCACCTGTTCCTTCGTCCGGGACATGAGCTCGTGAAGCGCGCTGGCGGCCTGCACAAATTTATGAACTGGGACCGTCCCATTCTGACTGACAGCGGCGGCTTTCAAGTATTCAGTCTGAGCGAGATGAGGAAGATCTCGGAGGAAGGCGTTCATTTCTGTTCCCATCTGAATGGAGACAAGCTGTTCCTGTCTCCCGAGGTTGCGATGGAGATTCAGAATGCACTTGGACCGGATATTATGATGGCCTTCGACGAATGCCCGCCTTATCCGGCGGAATATGAATATATTAAGCAGTCCACGGAGCGGACCTCCCGCTGGGCGGAGCGCTGCCTCAAGGCGCATGCCAGACCGCAGGATCAAGCATTGTTCGCGATCGTGCAGGGCGGCATGCACAAGGATTTGCGTATTCAGAGCGCCAGGGATTTGACTTCCATGGATTTCCCGGGGTATGCTATTGGTGGACTGAGCGTTGGCGAGCCGAAGCATCTTATGTACGAGGTGCTGGATTACACCGTTCCAGAGCTGCCGGCGGACAAGCCGCGTTATCTGATGGGCGTTGGGTCACCGGACGCATTAGTGGAAGGCTCTATTCGAGGCATCGATATGTTCGATTGCGTGCTGCCGACGCGAATTGCTAGGAACGGCACAACGATGACCAGCGGCGGTCGTCTTGTCGTGCGCAATGCCAAATATGCCGAGGATTTGGGACCGCTGGACCCCAACTGCAGCTGCTACACGTGCCAGAACTATTCGCGCGCCTACATTCGCCATCTGTTGAAGGCGGACGAGACGTTCGGCATTCGCTTAACCACCTATCATAACCTGCACTTCTTATTGCAGCTCATGAGGGACGTGCGCCAAGCGATCAGAGAGGACCGGCTTCTGGACTTCAGGGATGCCTTCTTCGAGTCGTACGGCCTTAATAATAGTGACAAAGGATTCTGA
- the queA gene encoding tRNA preQ1(34) S-adenosylmethionine ribosyltransferase-isomerase QueA, whose product MNVDWFDFELPEELIAQTPLQDRTSSRLLMLNKANGQIQHGVFTDLAEQLRAGDVLVLNNTRVIPARLMGMKKDTGAKAELLLLKQLGDDRWEALAKPAKRLKTGSIIAFGDDGTGNALMEAEVLEEGDMGSRIIRFRYEGIFQELLDRLGEMPLPPYIKERLEERERYQTVYSRHEGSAAAPTAGLHFTEQFLQELEDKGVVLAYVTLHVGLGTFRPMSVDKVEEHEMHAEYYELDERNAELLNEASRNGRRIVAVGTTSARTLETLAGRFQDKPLEACSGWTSIFIYPGYKFQLVNALLTNFHLPKSTLVMLVSALADRDLIMKAYGEAIERRYRFFSFGDAMFIFD is encoded by the coding sequence ATGAATGTAGATTGGTTTGATTTCGAATTGCCGGAGGAGCTTATTGCCCAGACTCCGCTGCAGGACAGGACGTCCTCCAGATTGCTTATGCTGAACAAGGCGAACGGACAAATCCAGCACGGCGTGTTTACAGATTTGGCGGAGCAGCTGCGAGCGGGCGATGTGCTTGTGCTCAATAATACGAGAGTCATTCCCGCAAGATTGATGGGCATGAAGAAGGATACAGGCGCCAAGGCGGAGCTGCTGCTGCTCAAGCAGCTGGGCGACGATCGGTGGGAAGCGCTGGCGAAGCCTGCAAAACGTCTCAAGACGGGCTCTATTATAGCCTTTGGCGACGATGGCACCGGCAATGCGCTAATGGAGGCCGAGGTGTTGGAGGAAGGCGATATGGGCTCGCGCATCATTCGCTTCCGTTACGAAGGCATCTTCCAGGAGCTGCTTGACCGACTAGGGGAGATGCCCCTGCCTCCTTATATTAAGGAGAGGCTGGAGGAGCGGGAGAGATACCAGACGGTATATTCCCGTCATGAAGGCTCGGCGGCGGCGCCGACTGCCGGTCTGCATTTTACGGAGCAATTCCTGCAGGAGCTGGAAGACAAGGGTGTTGTGCTGGCTTATGTCACCCTGCATGTTGGTCTGGGCACCTTCCGCCCGATGTCTGTGGATAAGGTAGAGGAGCATGAGATGCATGCCGAATATTACGAGCTGGACGAGCGGAACGCAGAGCTGTTGAATGAGGCTTCCCGGAACGGTCGCCGCATTGTGGCTGTCGGCACCACGTCGGCGCGAACGCTGGAGACGCTGGCGGGAAGATTCCAGGACAAGCCGCTGGAGGCGTGCAGCGGATGGACATCGATCTTCATCTATCCGGGGTACAAGTTCCAGCTTGTGAATGCGCTCCTGACGAACTTCCATCTGCCCAAATCGACGCTTGTGATGCTTGTAAGCGCGCTGGCAGACAGGGATCTTATTATGAAGGCCTATGGCGAGGCGATCGAAAGAAGATACCGTTTCTTCAGCTTCGGCGACGCCATGTTTATTTTCGACTAA
- a CDS encoding SpoIID/LytB domain-containing protein, whose amino-acid sequence MKHYGRKLTFTVIALLVLVTSITAVPIQAAVPSLQDIRVAMYLSLPGKYDQTIPAATFQSAQGMKLGVRLPEGVIDWLSIPGGEAVRIGLDDYKVKLMESKSFASAWAVYQYVIGAKGTASVTSVIKNGAPHYQVFEGAYLSSAEATAALARLHADTAMSALLQGFKPELHGPLRLETPPLGSKQAAQASAISYGAAGFDAYVAVRGAANGAAYSVMVGGAATQEELAKLQASAAKAPSGASLKPVDTSSSYMLIRPDYGNTANANASQELYMLPSGTMKAWLSPLGEAPIQLQERFNRTYRGSFELSAYNGKLAVVNELPFEQYLYSVVATEMYAAWPLEALKAQAVAARSYALNKGFGFGIAHVVDTTLSQAYYGTGVEKPSTTEAVEATKGEVALYNGKVIEAVFSSSAGGRTADAGDIWGNAIPYLQSVPSPDEASEANLYHWHRIVTPEGQIGYIREDLVRNTGMTTAAGSRILELTSSGTNLRRHPVIQESVPVITQLQQGARVIELERVMESNPMRWVRGPFTGEELLATVNARANPKLTTPIKSLAISAKGVSGRATELTVNGTKLGLPSSDSIRSALGVGGSLPSTLFQVEETGKVVVQGAEGQVSTKSDSSSKLYVMGADGKSAAYSGDYLYALNSEGEIRAATKDAAFAFSGTGNGHGVGLSQYGALGLAQQGYDYEYILKYYYKGITIAKE is encoded by the coding sequence ATGAAGCATTATGGGAGAAAATTAACCTTTACCGTCATAGCGCTGCTTGTGCTGGTTACGTCCATAACGGCTGTGCCTATTCAAGCAGCGGTGCCTTCGCTTCAGGATATCCGGGTAGCGATGTATCTGTCGCTCCCGGGCAAATACGATCAGACGATTCCAGCGGCAACCTTCCAATCGGCCCAAGGCATGAAGCTTGGGGTCAGACTGCCTGAAGGGGTCATAGACTGGCTGTCCATTCCGGGGGGCGAAGCTGTTCGAATCGGACTTGACGATTACAAGGTGAAGCTCATGGAGAGCAAAAGCTTCGCAAGCGCCTGGGCCGTCTATCAATATGTCATTGGAGCCAAAGGCACCGCTTCGGTCACCTCCGTCATTAAGAACGGAGCCCCCCATTATCAGGTGTTCGAAGGGGCGTACCTATCTTCGGCAGAAGCAACAGCTGCTCTTGCCCGCCTCCATGCCGACACCGCGATGTCAGCTCTGCTGCAAGGCTTCAAGCCGGAGCTTCATGGTCCTCTGCGCCTTGAAACTCCGCCGCTGGGAAGCAAGCAGGCGGCGCAGGCTTCGGCTATCTCATACGGGGCAGCGGGATTTGACGCCTATGTCGCCGTAAGAGGCGCTGCGAACGGAGCAGCTTATTCTGTTATGGTCGGCGGAGCAGCGACGCAGGAGGAGCTCGCCAAGCTTCAGGCCTCCGCAGCCAAAGCGCCAAGCGGCGCATCGCTGAAGCCTGTGGATACCAGCTCCAGCTATATGCTTATTCGCCCGGATTATGGCAATACCGCCAACGCGAATGCCAGCCAGGAGCTGTATATGCTGCCTTCGGGCACTATGAAGGCCTGGCTGTCCCCGCTCGGAGAAGCGCCGATCCAGCTGCAGGAGCGCTTCAATCGAACCTATAGAGGCAGCTTCGAGCTAAGCGCATATAACGGCAAGCTGGCCGTCGTGAACGAGCTGCCATTCGAGCAATATCTGTATTCCGTCGTTGCGACGGAGATGTATGCGGCATGGCCGCTGGAGGCGCTGAAGGCGCAGGCAGTCGCCGCCCGTTCTTATGCGCTTAACAAGGGCTTCGGGTTCGGAATCGCTCATGTGGTGGATACGACGCTCAGCCAAGCTTATTATGGAACGGGAGTGGAGAAGCCCTCCACAACCGAAGCCGTAGAGGCGACGAAGGGGGAGGTTGCGCTTTATAACGGCAAGGTGATTGAAGCCGTATTCTCTTCCAGTGCGGGAGGAAGAACGGCTGACGCGGGGGATATATGGGGGAATGCCATTCCTTATCTCCAATCCGTGCCAAGCCCCGATGAAGCTTCGGAGGCAAACCTGTATCATTGGCATCGCATTGTAACGCCAGAAGGCCAGATTGGTTATATAAGGGAGGATCTGGTCAGAAATACAGGCATGACAACGGCAGCCGGCAGCCGAATTCTGGAGTTGACGTCGAGCGGGACAAACCTTCGCCGCCATCCCGTCATTCAAGAATCGGTTCCCGTCATTACGCAGCTCCAGCAGGGAGCAAGAGTAATCGAGCTGGAGCGTGTCATGGAGTCCAATCCCATGCGCTGGGTTCGCGGACCGTTCACGGGTGAAGAGCTGCTGGCGACTGTTAATGCAAGAGCGAATCCGAAGCTTACAACGCCCATTAAGTCGCTTGCGATCAGCGCCAAGGGGGTATCAGGCCGGGCGACGGAGCTTACGGTGAACGGCACGAAGCTGGGACTTCCTTCGTCAGACAGCATTCGTTCCGCTCTCGGCGTAGGCGGCTCGCTGCCAAGCACGTTGTTCCAGGTGGAGGAGACCGGCAAGGTCGTCGTGCAGGGGGCTGAGGGCCAAGTGTCCACCAAAAGCGATAGCTCCAGCAAATTATATGTCATGGGAGCTGATGGCAAATCAGCAGCCTATTCGGGAGACTATCTGTATGCGTTGAACAGCGAAGGCGAGATTCGGGCGGCTACCAAGGACGCGGCATTTGCATTCAGCGGGACAGGCAATGGCCATGGCGTCGGCTTGTCTCAATACGGGGCGCTGGGCTTGGCTCAGCAGGGGTATGACTATGAATATATTTTGAAATACTATTATAAAGGCATAACGATAGCTAAGGAATGA
- the ruvB gene encoding Holliday junction branch migration DNA helicase RuvB — protein sequence MDDRIISANLMMDEQAVELSLRPRYLAEYIGQSKVKENLTIYIEAAKMRKEALDHVLLYGPPGLGKTTLSNIIANELGVNLRTTSGPAIERPGDLAALLTNLQEGDVLFIDEIHRLHRTVEEVLYPAMEDFCLDIMIGKGPSARSVRLDLPPFTLIGATTRAGLLSAPLRDRFGVVSRLEFYTVDELAFIVSRASEILDVSIVGEAATEIAMRSRGTPRIANRLLKRVRDFAQVRGDGVITHDIARSALELLQVDPVGLDHIDHKMLHAMMTTFSGRPVGLDTIAATIGEESQTIEDVYEPYLMQIGFLQRTPRGRIATEGAYQHLGLPLPKRN from the coding sequence ATGGACGATCGAATCATTTCCGCCAACCTGATGATGGACGAGCAAGCCGTGGAGCTGAGCCTGCGGCCTCGTTATCTTGCCGAATACATCGGCCAGTCGAAGGTGAAAGAGAACCTCACGATCTATATCGAAGCAGCCAAGATGCGCAAGGAGGCGCTGGATCATGTTCTGCTGTATGGACCTCCGGGACTTGGCAAAACAACGCTGTCCAACATTATCGCCAATGAGCTGGGCGTTAATCTGAGAACAACATCCGGTCCAGCTATCGAGCGGCCGGGCGATCTTGCCGCGCTGCTTACGAACCTGCAGGAAGGCGACGTACTGTTTATTGACGAGATTCATAGATTGCACCGCACAGTGGAGGAAGTGCTCTATCCCGCGATGGAGGATTTCTGCCTGGATATTATGATTGGCAAAGGGCCTAGCGCTCGTTCCGTGCGACTGGACTTACCGCCCTTCACGCTCATTGGCGCCACGACTCGCGCCGGGCTCCTGTCCGCGCCGCTGCGAGACCGGTTCGGCGTCGTCAGTCGCCTGGAATTTTATACAGTGGACGAGCTGGCCTTCATCGTAAGCCGCGCCTCCGAAATATTGGACGTGTCCATAGTGGGAGAGGCAGCGACTGAAATTGCTATGCGCTCCAGAGGAACGCCGCGAATTGCCAACCGGCTGCTCAAGCGAGTGCGCGACTTCGCGCAGGTGCGCGGCGACGGTGTTATCACTCACGACATTGCTCGTTCTGCACTGGAGCTGCTGCAGGTGGATCCTGTGGGGCTGGACCATATTGATCATAAGATGCTCCATGCGATGATGACCACGTTCTCCGGCAGACCAGTCGGTCTGGATACCATTGCAGCAACGATCGGGGAAGAGAGCCAGACCATTGAGGATGTTTACGAGCCGTATTTGATGCAGATCGGCTTTCTGCAGCGGACGCCGAGAGGCCGCATTGCGACGGAGGGCGCCTACCAGCATCTTGGTCTGCCGCTTCCTAAGCGCAACTAG
- the ruvA gene encoding Holliday junction branch migration protein RuvA: MIDFLKGPIVHMEAEYIVMDVRDVGYRVFVPSPYAFAAKEGPVTVYIHHYVREDAILLFGFESREQQTLFRKLLEVSGIGPRVAIGVLSAGKPEAIVAAVQGENIGFLTKLPGIGKKTAQRMILDLKDKLFGAVADGGALAAAGFAAELAGDTGGQQGAGTAWKEAREGLAALGYTSAELDKAWNGLQDSVKPDETVDTLMKRALQQLFKG, translated from the coding sequence ATGATCGATTTTTTGAAGGGTCCCATCGTACATATGGAAGCGGAATATATCGTTATGGACGTCAGAGATGTAGGGTATCGTGTGTTCGTACCGAGCCCTTATGCATTTGCCGCCAAGGAAGGGCCGGTTACCGTCTACATCCACCACTATGTAAGGGAGGACGCGATCCTGCTGTTCGGCTTCGAATCGCGGGAGCAGCAGACGCTGTTCCGGAAGCTGCTGGAAGTGTCGGGCATCGGCCCCCGCGTGGCGATTGGCGTATTGTCCGCTGGCAAGCCGGAAGCCATTGTGGCTGCCGTCCAGGGGGAGAATATCGGCTTCTTGACGAAGCTGCCAGGCATCGGGAAGAAGACGGCCCAGCGTATGATATTGGACCTTAAGGACAAGCTGTTCGGTGCTGTAGCGGATGGCGGCGCGCTGGCTGCAGCGGGCTTCGCAGCGGAGCTAGCGGGAGACACGGGGGGCCAGCAGGGCGCTGGCACTGCTTGGAAGGAAGCGCGCGAAGGCCTTGCGGCGCTCGGCTATACGTCTGCGGAGCTGGACAAAGCATGGAATGGGCTGCAGGACAGCGTGAAGCCGGATGAAACGGTTGACACTCTGATGAAGAGAGCGCTGCAGCAGCTGTTCAAAGGGTAA
- the ruvC gene encoding crossover junction endodeoxyribonuclease RuvC: MRVLGIDPGIAIAGFGFIDKNGHKLTPVQYGAITTEAHTPQEQRLVQIYESAGALMDRYKPDSVAVEKLFFNRNVTTAFAVGQARGVIILAAAQRGLPVAEYTPLQVKQSVVGYGKAEKKQVQEMVKMFLRLSAIPKPDDVADALAVAICHAHSAVLTNKINEVSKR, translated from the coding sequence TTGCGAGTGTTAGGCATAGACCCGGGCATTGCGATCGCGGGCTTCGGATTTATAGATAAGAACGGTCATAAGCTAACGCCCGTGCAATATGGCGCCATTACAACGGAGGCGCATACGCCCCAGGAGCAGCGGCTCGTGCAAATTTACGAATCGGCCGGCGCGCTGATGGATCGGTACAAGCCGGATTCCGTTGCGGTGGAGAAGCTGTTCTTCAATCGGAACGTAACAACGGCGTTTGCGGTTGGGCAGGCGCGAGGCGTCATTATTTTGGCGGCGGCGCAGAGGGGACTGCCAGTGGCAGAGTATACGCCCCTCCAGGTGAAGCAGTCGGTTGTAGGCTACGGCAAAGCGGAGAAGAAGCAGGTGCAGGAGATGGTGAAAATGTTCCTGAGGCTGTCCGCGATTCCGAAGCCGGACGACGTTGCGGACGCGCTCGCTGTGGCGATCTGCCATGCCCATTCCGCCGTGCTGACCAATAAGATAAACGAGGTGTCCAAACGATGA
- a CDS encoding BofC C-terminal domain-containing protein gives MMAFSLWKQLKRRLRRNRKPLWTLGGIALWLFGCLFATGATAHAEPNASSAISRYLESTNETVPVLLRRVYICGEETEALGPLKPDQVISLLREHSEWSSALDQDERTVMLTERIEDLSDHCKTHAYFGVDRKGNFTLFDGIPKEEKVMRTFFQLDIRYMESSLPKQQLDELNAGIRVSDMDEYNSVLSTYSDYAMERDEKAMNQAY, from the coding sequence ATGATGGCATTCAGCTTGTGGAAGCAATTAAAACGCAGATTACGCCGTAACCGCAAACCACTTTGGACTTTGGGCGGGATTGCGTTATGGCTGTTCGGCTGCCTGTTCGCGACAGGAGCAACGGCTCATGCCGAGCCTAATGCATCCTCCGCAATCAGTCGTTATTTGGAGAGTACAAATGAAACGGTTCCGGTTCTGCTGCGCCGCGTATATATATGCGGAGAAGAGACGGAAGCGCTGGGCCCGCTTAAGCCTGATCAGGTAATAAGCTTGCTTCGCGAGCATTCCGAATGGAGCAGCGCGTTAGATCAGGACGAGCGGACCGTTATGCTGACCGAGCGTATTGAGGATTTGTCGGATCATTGCAAAACCCATGCTTATTTTGGAGTAGACAGAAAAGGGAACTTCACCCTGTTCGATGGCATCCCCAAGGAAGAGAAGGTTATGCGGACCTTCTTCCAGCTGGATATACGGTATATGGAGAGCAGCCTGCCCAAGCAGCAGCTGGACGAGCTGAATGCCGGAATTCGAGTAAGCGATATGGATGAATATAACAGCGTCCTGTCCACTTACAGCGACTATGCCATGGAGCGCGACGAAAAAGCTATGAATCAAGCCTATTAG
- a CDS encoding LysM peptidoglycan-binding domain-containing protein: MKIHMVKKGDTLYFIGQKYKVSVEEILALNPGITNPDVLEIGMKIKVPSSSGGHQGVHGMDIMHQHVVKQGDTMWKLSKAWGVPLATMIHANPHLKNPNVLLTGEIVNIPKADAQVPAAFGAQSVPGKTPTHPLSPSSLMQSVQGVVGKLSTAPVIGKTFTGFASEKTPTAPIVSPVPPAPAPKPPAAKVEPAQKKSEPKVEPLASKVEPLASKVEPLASKVEPLASKVEPLASKVEPLASKVEPLASKVEPLASKVEPLASKVEPLASKVEPLSTGKTPPNSANIAPLSTGKMMPLSGANVSPLATGDITPNSPQYAPLATGDISPLKSNVAPLSTGKTLPASEANVSPLANVSPMATGNVSPLSNVSPMATGNVSPLSVGNMGAMADNMAPLSNVAPATKVMPYAGKKALPIEKPIETKVTPMHSNYMESVDLFQQYQVPATEAMSMQDSPNIMPYQAGAPSNMGPLSDTPAMYPYDCPPGMYPAGYPAPGMMPYSAGPVWGYGHSVMPLSEGPHKGMVSPLSSNPNAGMVTPLSSNPNAGMVSPLSSNPNAGMVTPLSSNPNAGMVSPLSSNPNASMVSPLSSNPNAGMVTPMAHGSFHEYSAMYPAPGYSGYISGYPTGYPYPVWSNQPAPATGGSEDCGCGGKREEELVGSSKTKTTASKPRKKAKKAVIRTIAPRPKKKSSGESRPWLNR, encoded by the coding sequence GTGAAAATCCATATGGTCAAAAAAGGCGATACCTTATACTTCATCGGCCAGAAGTACAAGGTTTCAGTCGAAGAGATCCTGGCATTGAACCCGGGCATTACAAATCCGGATGTGCTGGAGATCGGCATGAAGATCAAAGTTCCTTCCAGCAGCGGAGGGCATCAGGGCGTGCATGGCATGGACATTATGCACCAGCATGTCGTGAAGCAGGGAGATACGATGTGGAAGCTGTCCAAAGCTTGGGGCGTTCCGCTGGCGACGATGATTCATGCCAATCCGCATCTTAAAAACCCCAACGTGCTGCTGACCGGCGAGATTGTTAACATCCCGAAGGCTGACGCTCAGGTGCCGGCTGCTTTTGGCGCGCAGAGCGTGCCAGGCAAAACGCCAACTCATCCCCTCAGCCCGTCTTCCCTTATGCAAAGCGTACAGGGCGTTGTCGGCAAGCTGTCTACAGCTCCGGTGATCGGCAAGACGTTCACAGGCTTTGCTTCCGAAAAAACGCCAACCGCTCCAATTGTGTCCCCGGTGCCCCCAGCGCCAGCTCCTAAGCCGCCTGCGGCAAAGGTAGAGCCCGCGCAAAAAAAATCGGAGCCAAAAGTGGAGCCATTGGCGTCCAAGGTCGAGCCGCTGGCGTCCAAGGTCGAGCCGCTGGCGTCCAAAGTGGAGCCGCTGGCGTCCAAAGTCGAGCCACTGGCGTCCAAAGTGGAGCCATTGGCGTCCAAGGTCGAGCCGCTGGCGTCTAAAGTGGAGCCATTGGCGTCCAAGGTCGAGCCACTGGCGTCCAAAGTGGAGCCACTGGCTTCCAAGGTCGAGCCGTTGTCGACAGGCAAGACGCCGCCAAACTCGGCTAATATAGCGCCCCTGTCAACGGGTAAAATGATGCCGTTGTCGGGTGCTAACGTTTCTCCGCTGGCAACAGGAGATATTACGCCAAACTCGCCGCAATATGCGCCGCTCGCAACGGGTGATATTTCACCGCTAAAGTCGAATGTTGCACCTCTGTCAACTGGCAAAACATTACCGGCATCTGAGGCCAACGTCTCGCCTCTTGCGAACGTATCGCCAATGGCAACAGGCAACGTATCGCCGCTGTCGAACGTATCGCCAATGGCAACAGGCAACGTCTCGCCTCTTAGCGTAGGCAACATGGGGGCCATGGCGGACAATATGGCTCCGCTCTCCAATGTGGCTCCAGCTACTAAAGTGATGCCATATGCCGGGAAGAAGGCCCTGCCGATCGAGAAGCCAATCGAAACAAAGGTTACACCAATGCATTCGAACTATATGGAAAGCGTGGATTTGTTCCAGCAGTACCAGGTGCCGGCTACAGAAGCAATGAGCATGCAGGATTCGCCGAATATTATGCCTTACCAAGCTGGCGCTCCATCCAACATGGGTCCGCTCAGCGACACGCCTGCTATGTATCCGTACGATTGTCCCCCGGGCATGTATCCTGCGGGCTACCCAGCGCCTGGCATGATGCCATATTCAGCAGGTCCGGTGTGGGGCTACGGCCATTCCGTCATGCCGCTGTCGGAAGGACCTCACAAAGGCATGGTATCGCCGCTGTCATCGAACCCGAATGCGGGCATGGTAACACCGCTGTCATCGAACCCGAACGCGGGCATGGTATCGCCGCTGTCGTCGAATCCGAACGCGGGTATGGTAACGCCGCTGTCATCGAACCCGAATGCAGGCATGGTATCGCCGCTGTCGTCGAACCCGAACGCGAGCATGGTATCGCCGCTGTCGTCGAACCCGAACGCGGGCATGGTAACGCCGATGGCGCATGGCTCCTTCCATGAATATTCGGCCATGTACCCGGCACCAGGTTACTCCGGATACATTAGCGGCTATCCAACCGGTTATCCCTATCCGGTATGGTCCAATCAGCCTGCGCCCGCGACCGGCGGCAGTGAGGATTGCGGCTGCGGCGGCAAACGCGAGGAAGAGCTGGTCGGGAGCAGCAAAACAAAAACAACAGCCTCCAAGCCTCGTAAAAAAGCTAAAAAAGCAGTAATTCGTACAATCGCACCCCGTCCGAAAAAAAAGTCATCGGGCGAAAGCCGCCCTTGGCTGAACCGTTAA